A stretch of DNA from Candidatus Eisenbacteria bacterium:
CTTGTGGCCGACCGTGTGGACGGCGGCGTCGATGGTCGTGAGCCTCTACCTCCTCGGGCAGGCGCTCCGCACGCTCCCGGTCGGGACGGCGTACGCGGTGTGGACCGGCGTCGGGGCCGTCGGCACGGCCGTGCTCGGCGTCGTCCTGCTCGGCGAGCCCGCGACGCCCGCGCGCCTCGCCTGCATCGGCCTCGTCGTCGCCGGGATCGCGGGTTTGAGGATGGTGAGCTGACCGTGGAGCTCCCGCCGCTCGACTTCGACGACGTCCACCGCCGCGTGC
This window harbors:
- the sugE gene encoding quaternary ammonium compound efflux SMR transporter SugE, producing MPWVVLIVAGIFEMGWAIGLKYTDGFSRLWPTVWTAASMVVSLYLLGQALRTLPVGTAYAVWTGVGAVGTAVLGVVLLGEPATPARLACIGLVVAGIAGLRMVS